In the genome of Daucus carota subsp. sativus chromosome 9, DH1 v3.0, whole genome shotgun sequence, the window TGATGCaagaatataaatatacttatattatattatataaaaataaatataaaaatataaaaaagcaaAAATATCTAAAGTGTACTAGGTGTAATGTAGTTAAAAATCCGTTAACCGTCCTGCAACGGTTTATCCGGGAAACATAttgttgaaaacaatttcaaataacgGTTTCCAAACCGGAAACCCTTGTCTGTTTCAGACAATGGTTTATATAAAGAAGACCATTGTGTGAATGCTCAAACAACAATGGTATCATTAAAAAATGTTGTCTCGTAGACGTGAACACAAcggtttttttttgtaaatgctTCTTTAAAGGTAAAGTGATTTTGATCCTAAAATAATGCATCTTTTGCACAAATAAACGAGTTACATGCgacaaaaacattaatattatcATACCTTATATTCActtattaataaattagaataatattttaatagtaCTTGTAAGTTTGATACACGTAACTTTTGATAGTTAAAAACGTTATACTTTGTTACACGATATATGACAGTGAATATTTTGTGTTGGGAAATTGATCATGTTCTTCATTTTGATTCTTTTTTAACCGTCATTCCTAGATAAACATAAAAGGTCGGACTTGATAGTTTACGATAATATGAATAACATAAAACTGAAAAACAGTTATATTCTATTAAGTATCAGTGATGTAGTCGTCATTAGCATTGTAAAAGATATATCTGCACAAGATTTTATATCGAAACTTTGAAGTAAGAGATCATACACATATATGTAATTGTTACTATTGTGGGTCACATGAGTATTCAACGGGGAAAATAACGTTAATCCGTAAGGCGATGAATGAAAGTGTTAGTGAAAGATCCGTTAACTGTCCTACAACGGTTTATCTGAGAAAAGTATTGTTGAAAACACTTTCAAATAACGATTTTCAACCGTTAAACCCTTGTCTGTTTCagacaatagtttatttgaacaAGACCATTGTGTGAAAGCTCTAATTACAACAGTACAAttaaaaaccgttgtctactAGATGTGTGCACAAcgattttcttttgtaaatgcttCTCTAACGTAAACATTTTCCACACCTACTTCTTACAAATAGCACATGCATTAATTATCAGTTCATTTAATACAATATCTGTGTCAGAATAAATATATCTTTGTCTGAATGTCCTCTCCCTCTACCTCTCTTCGACAAAAATCAtttccctctccctctcttcgACTCAACTTTCTCTCTCAAGCTCAACTTTCTTTCTCAAGATCAACTTTTGATTTTGTCTTTGTCTCAAGCTCAACCTTCGATTTTGTTCAAAGCCTCCACCTTCTCTCTCGATTTCATCTCAATCTCCCCTCTAGTGAAGAACAATTAAGCCTCTGGTAAAGCCTCTTGTAAAGCCTCTGGTCGCATTTCAAGGTATTTAAAACCAAACATAATATTTGACTATcatttgtatgtaatttgtgATTCTATCATTTCTATCACTTGtatgtaatttgtaatttgtatgaATTTGAAATTAGGGTTCATAGATAATATTTGGGGATTTTGGAGTATTGGATCTTAATCTTGTTTTCTAATGTTTGCTTGTTGTCATATTGAGggtattttgaataattttaatatgagaTTCTATTATTTGTTCCAAAGATAACATCAACAAATATGAGGATCTCCTCCAGTTTGTCTTGGTTGACTCATTGTTTCCTTGATAAATATTAGTCAAGTAGGGGATGAAGGTCTATTCAAATAACATGAACTTAACTGTAACTGTAAGATAGATATTATTTATCTTGACAAATACAGAGACTGTCCCTTATCAACACAAATGTCTTGACAACTTACTATCAGAGAGGATGttatttaatttcattttaaagCTATGTTAAGGATGCTAGTAAGAGTTTCTAGTTCAGTTTCTAGTTTAGTTTTTGCACATATCAAAGGTGTCGTTGTCTAACATAAATAATGCTGCAAGTTAGTTAACCACAGTAGCTCTGTTCTCTCTCCCTCTGGATTCATATTTGTGTTATTAAGGTATCTTGTACTAAATTTCTCCAGGTTTATatgttcataatatatatatagttgtagtaaactgattatatttttattgttcaaTATAGATGGACAGGTCTTGGTTGAGGGCTGATAGAAGAAAGGGAATTTCAAAGAGGAGTAGAAGAACTATTGTTGTTTGCATTTGAGAACGGATATGATGAAAACAAAATAAGTTGTCCATGTTTAAACTGCGCACATAGTAAATCGTGGAAAGCTCCAACAGTGAGGTgccatctttttcaaaatggaATAGATCAGACCTACACTCGTTGGATTTGGCATGGAGAATTGATTACAGAAAGTCTATCTCCCGCTGAAGGGACAGCCAGTTCAGAATCTGTGGACCAAATCCCTATCAATGCAGAGAataatgatagtgatgatgatgtttCCCTCGATTCATCAGATTTCTTTAACCATGTTAAATCTGAACATGAACCACTTTATCCGGGATGTAAAGGATTTACAAAGATGAAGGCTCTAGTGAAGTTGTATAATTTGAAAGCAAAATACCAAGTATCGGATGCTTGCTTCTCTGAACTTCTACTACTGGTTGGGTCTATGCTTCCGGAAGGCAACAATTTTCCTTCTTCATTCAGCGAGGCTAAGAAAAGCTTGTGTGCTCTTGGAATGGAGTATGAAAAAATTCATGTGTGTCCGAATGATTGTTTATTATACCGAGGGGAAAGAGATGAAGATGAGGCAAGTTGTCGTATATGTCAAGCATCTAGATGGAAGTTGAACAAAAAAGGAGAAGAATTGGAAGGGGTTCCGGCAAAGGTTCTATGGTATTTTTCGTTAATACCACGTTGAGGACTTTATTCAATTCTCCTCAAATAGCTAAAAATATGACTTGGCATGACAAAGAGAGAATAAAAGATGGTAAATTAAGACATCTGGAAGATTCAAAAACATGGAAGGATGTCGATGTGAAGTGGCCCGAGTTTTCTTCAGATTCTAGAAATGTCCGGTTAGCTTTATCCTCGGATGGATTCAATCCTTTTTATAGCACAAATGTTGATTACTCTTGTTGGCCAGTATTGATGTCAATCTATAGTCTCCCACCATGGCTTTGTATGAAAAAGGAAGTACATCATGCTATGTTTATTGATATCCGGACCAAAGGAACCCGGCAATGATATCGATGTGTTCCTTCAACCGCTTATTGAAGATTTACAAAAGTTATGGACCGGAAAACAAGTTTATGACGCATAcaagagggagtattttttgcTGCGAGGCATCTTATTATGGACAATTAGTGACAATCCAGCCTATGGTAACTTGTCGGGGAACATTGTAAAAGGGTATAATGCATGTCCTGTTTGTGTTGATGGAACAAAAGCAACGAGGCTGTCTAATTACCGTAAGTGCGTGGTCATGAGGCATCGGAGGTGGTTCCCCCGTGCACATCCATATCGAAGGAAGAAAGAAGATTTTGATAACACAGTGGAAAAGGAAACTGCCCCAATTCCATTAACCGGGGAGGAGGTGCTTgagagaacaaaacatttaagGAGTCATGTCTTTGGTAAAACACAACGCCAGCCTCGATTCAAAAAAGGTGATGTTCGACCTATTTTTAAGAAggtttctatattttttgaacTTGAGTATTGGAAGTATTTGCCGGTTAGACATGTTCTCGATGTGATGCACATCGAGAAAAACATTTGCGAAGCATTACTTGGGACTATGCTTAATATACCCAAGAAGACAAAAGACAAGGAATCTGTCCGGCTAGACATGGCTGAAATGGGAATAAGAACGGAGCTAAGGCCAAAAAATCCTGGGAGAAAGGAGAAGTTACCTTTGGCATCTTGGAATTTAACTCATTCAGAAAAAAAAGTAGTTTGCTCGTCATTTCTTGGCATGAAGTTGCCTGATGGCTTCTGTTGAAATATTAGAAGTTTAGTTTCAATGGAAACTCTTCGACTTACTGGAATGAAATCTCACGACTGCCATATGATCTTGCATCACTTGCTCCCAATTGCGATACGTTCGTCACTGCAAAAACAGGTCAGAAACACTGTCATCAGATTTTGTCTCTTTTTTAAGGCAATTTGCAGTGAAGTTATTGAGGTTGATAAGTTGGAGAAAATGCAATCCCAGCTGGTGGAAACTTTGTGCCACCTTGAAAAGTACTTCCCCCCCTCCTTGTTTGATGTGATGTTTCATCTCTCGGTCCATCTTGTACGAGAAGTAGAGCTTTGTGGGCCAATTTTTCTTAGGTGGATGTATCCATTTGAGAGATATATGAAGACATTTAAAGGGTATATAAGAAATCAGGCTCGTGCAGAAGGTTGCAAAGCTGAGGCCTATATTGTAGAAGAAGCCGTTGAGTGTTTGGTGAACCATGAGGAGGCTACTGTTGGGTTACCAAAAAAGGGTAGGCATAGGAATGATGCCGTTTGTAGGCCATTATCTGGTGCATCAGTTAAAACTCCGAGCGACAATGATTTGCATTTAGCTCATTTATGTGTTTTACAAAATACGGCTGCAGTTAAGCCATATTTTAAGTAAGCCATTTCTTAATTTTCTGCTTAATTGTcatattatatatcattattcTATTATTTACATAGTCTTTTCTAATTGTATGCAGTGAACACATGTGTTTTTTGATGACCAAATATCCAGcaaatgaaaataatgaaatgTGGCTAAAGAAAGCAAAATGAGACATTCCCAGAATGGTTCAAAGAAAAGGTATTATGTGCACTTTATTTATAGCATTTCTGTGCATTTTTAAAACTGTCACATAAGTCATTTATAACTTTTATGATGTCCTGGGCAGATTGCTTCAAATTTGCTCGACGAAATGGAGATATCACAAGAAATCAGATGGATCTCAGATGGGCCCAATAAGGATGTCCCTACATTCAATGGTTACAAAATGGATGGGATTACCTTTAGCACCAAAGATCATGATGATACACGTAATGTTCAGGGCAGTGGCGTGTGTGTTCAAGCCGACACCATGGTTGTGCAGGGTAAGGATCAAATTGTTGAGCATGCCTCGCCTACATTTTATGGAGTGATAATAGGTATATGGGAGTTAGACTATAACAACTTTAGGATCCCTATTTTTCGTTGTAATTGGATTGATATGAATAGAGGGACTAAGGTAGATGACTTGGGTTATACTTTGGTTAATTTGAATAGGTTGGGGTTTTTCAATGATCCATTTGTGTTAGCAAAACACGTTAAACAAGTATGTTACATAGATGATCCTCTTGATAAATTATGATCCGTGGTGTTGAAATTACCCGAGAAAAACCATCATGAGGACaatgatgaagaaaatgaggGATCCGTGGAAGTAGAACTTGAGAATGAGTTCTTTATACCAAATTTGCCGGATGTTGATTTAGACGAGGCAACAACTAGTTATATGCGAGACGTAGATGAACTAATTCAACTTTTATgatgtaattttatttgattcttAGTTTGGTGATGAACTAAACTAACTTTCATGATGTAAGTTAGTTTCTTTGTTTTTATCTCTGTGGTTGGCTCTGTTTTGAGTCAGATCTATTGGATTTGTTGGTGTGCCTCTGTTTTCAGGCTGGTTTGCTCTGTTTTTCTGCTATTTTTTTTTCCATGATGGCCAATCAGACAAGCGTTTTTGTAGAAAAAGGCTTGTCTGAAAAACATTTACATAACGCTAAATAAAACAAGTCTTGTCTTTATAGTCTATTAACAACACTTTTACAATACAAACTGTTGTATGTTGCTTAAAAGTCATTGAGTCagacaatatttatttattaaaggcTTGTCTATAAGGCCATGTTACAATGGTTgcaaaaacacttgtatgttagctttccagtcacacaacactatatagaacccttgtttgaactgctcgtaaacaacacaacaaataaaacacttgtctatttacaacaacggtttcctgaactattgtctgaagtttattcacacatcggctctaaaaacagttgtctaacatgcataattacacaataccacagttaACAAAGTGTTGTCTGATTGAATTTACTagacaacatttttttaaccatTGTAGGTCgtggtgttagacaatagtttttccAGGACGAAAAAAAAGTGTTGTGTCTTTGTTTTGGCCAACGCTTTTTTCAGCGTCCGTTGTCTGATTAGTGTTGTCTGATtccagttttgttgtagtgcaTACTAATAAGATCCTAGAAACTGCAGCTTATTGTGCCAGCTTCTAGAATTATTACAATTCAGAGGGGATGTTCTGGTGTATAATTTTTAGGTTCACTAGAAATTCGGAATTTAAAGATAGACATTCTACTGGAAATCTGAAAAGTGTGATTGCTACAAAATTTATACACCACTCACTGCAAATAATAATCTTGATtgtatattttaatgttttaaaaaatagttAAATACAATAATAATCAATTTATTTGTTTGCATATTTTCTACTCCATGTTTACACCCAGTGGACCAATCAGCaaacatatatatgaagatTTCGCAATGAACTACCAGATCCGACAGAACAACGAAAGCTTATGACACTGAAAAGAGATAAAGATTGGTATGTTATCACCTTTTGCCGATTCTTTTGGTATATTTAGCTGCTTATTTTGATAATGACAAATGCAATACATCTACACTTTGTGCATTTCTTTAAATTATTAGGCAATGCATAACTGGTATATGACTAACAAACAATTTTATTATTGCAGTTTATTGAGATCTCAGTTATACGGTGAGTCGATGACACCACTTATGTAAATAAGATGCAAGTGAAGGTGGCCATGAGCAACGAGTTAATTAGAAGAATGATGTTAAGCAATTGTTGAGCCGACCCTTtgacacattttttttttggtgttttGGTCCCCAATGCTCCaaagaatttttttcaaatgattCTGGAAGTTAAACCTGGCAAAACTGCAAGCAAAAATAACCTTTAAATCCAGCCCTTTTCCTTTGGCAtggtacaaatatatgttttcTGTTTATCTGTATTAAATCTTTGATTTCCATCTGCTTTCCAGTTCAATTTTTGCACATTATATTTTTAAGGCTGTATTGGAATTGACAAAAGCTATGCACTATATAGTTAATCTATCACTACCACAATAGAGTTAATTAATTTCCCGAAAATTATCTCTGTTTTTATTTGTTGTTCCTTTTTAGCTGGGCTTCTCTTCTTCGTTAAATGTAAATATGCGGTATGCCTCAGATGCAGTTTATCGTAAAAACAATGTAGTGCAATTCTTAacggtaaatttgatgaggaaaTATGGCTAGAACACTGAGAACAATCAAGTCATTAAGAGTAAATTTTATCATCATATATTGCCACATTGACACAAGAGAAGCTAGAGTCATTAACTTAATGTGAATAAACCTTCATTTCTGTAGTGCAATTCTTGAGACTTTTTCCGTATAATAAATGAAGAATGGTTCCTCTAAACCCCAAGTTTCTTCCAaggaattaataatatttttacagatTAGCACTTGCAAATAATTATTCCAGGCACCGGTCAGTTATCTTTTCCGAATGTTGTATATTTAACTGGAACGGCTACAAAATTGGTATAATTTTCGTTATATAACGAATATTTTTCGAAATTATACTCACATATGAAATCATGATACCAAAACAATTATTTggctatattttattaaattccactttttcatttttcaatatttaatatcaaattttcaaaagataatCTTATTTATCGATAATATACATGGCCATAGCACACGACACACATGTCTTAATATATaccattttttgaatttaacgaagttaataaaattaagaaattttttACGAGGGTCTAAGCACGCGTAGCGCACCCAAAATTTCTTAGGGCTTAACTTTGTTTTATCGTTGCAATATATACACATGTATAATTCTCTaccattttttgaatttaacgaagttaataaaagtaataaattttaCGAGTGTCCCCGCACGCGAAGCGCGGGCAAAAGTCCCAATGATTATACGGGTTCAACACATTTAATAATAGAACTTTAACCTGATATCTGCACCAGCTCTTTCTGCCTCGACTTGATATCTTTTGCCACAGTGCCCAACTTCTCAATTTCTTCTGCATCAACAAAGATGAAGAACATTATTTGATGGAATTTGAATTACCAGACCATTTCAAGTCATGCACTTCACCCGCTATCAGATGGAATTCAGATTACCAAAACCAAACAattgtttaataaaatttataaacatttgAACAGCTCAGCACTCTGAGCTATGCAAGTTGCATAAAATGCAGGTATTTACATATCTGTTCATGCTAATTTTTGTGATGCATCTTTATGTTAAACTATATAGTGGTCTCCAATTTACGCCGTAACAATTTTAGAGTATCTTTTAGATGAAGAAAATCTGCACTAAAATACAAGCGAGTTGGCTAGAAATATTGATTTCAACCAACCTATACAAAGTAAGTTTATAGTggcatacatattttttaatcttttgacataaaaacattCTGCTTgtgatttttatgtttttacTTCATAGGTGAAGAAGATGAATTGCAAGATGGGCAAGCTAAAAAATATCGAATGTTATCTAAACAAGAGCGGCAGTTAGTGTGTATGACCTTACTAAAAAGAAGTGCCAacggaaaaattcaaaaaaggCGCCATAACTGATATTGTAATCGTGTTCTCTATATCAACTCGTACTGTGAAACGAATATGGCAACAAACAAAAACTAATCCTCCAGAAAATGGTGTGGTTGATGTTTGTCATCGGAAAACAAAGAACTGTGGACTTAAAAGAGTTCAAATTGATCGTGAACAATTTATGAAAATTCCTCTATCTCGGAGAACAAGCCCGAAGTCTCTAGCTTGTGCTATCAATCTCAGTAAATCAACCTTGCATCGCAATGTACAATTTGGTGACATTCGTCGACACAATAATCCATTCAAACCATACCCAAAGGACACCAGCAAGAAAGCACGTGTCCAATATTGTCTCTCAATGCTTGACAGAAATAGTATAGCGCATGATCCTAAATTTGTGGACATGTATAACATGATTCACATTGATGAGAAATGGTTCTACATTAGTAGAAAAACTAAAAGTATTATCTTATACCCGAAGAAAGTGATCCTGAACGTAGTTGTCAAAG includes:
- the LOC135149475 gene encoding uncharacterized protein LOC135149475; protein product: MKALVKLYNLKAKYQVSDACFSELLLLVGSMLPEGNNFPSSFSEAKKSLCALGMEYEKIHVCPNDCLLYRGERDEDEASCRICQASRWKLNKKGEELEGVPAKVLWKYIMLCLLISGPKEPGNDIDVFLQPLIEDLQKLWTGKQVYDAYKREYFLLRGILLWTISDNPAYGNLSGNIVKGYNACPVCVDGTKATRLSNYRKCVVMRHRRWFPRAHPYRRKKEDFDNTVEKETAPIPLTGEEVLERTKHLRSHVFGKTQRQPRFKKGDVRPIFKKVSIFFELEYWKYLPVRHVLDVMHIEKNICEALLGTMLNIPKKTKDKESVRLDMAEMGIRTELRPKNPGRKEKLPLASWNLTHSEKKVVCSSFLGMKLPDGFC